From Paenibacillus graminis:
CAGGAGAAAACGACGAGTGTCATCACCAAGGGAGAAGTGTACAGCATGGCGCTCAGCATCAGTGAGTTTCACAGCCGTCTGCCGCAGGACCGCTTCTTCCGCTGTCACCGCTCGTATGTTGTGAATCTGTCCAAAATCAAGGAAATTATCCCCTGGTTCAACAATACCTACCTGCTCCGGCTGCGCGATCTGGACTTTGAAGTGCCGGTCAGCCGCAGCAAGGTGAAGGAATTCAGGCAGATCATGCGCATTTAGCGGCAGTTCATTCCCCGTAGATGTCATCTCATTCCGGATTTCTCTCAAGAAAGTGCAAGTTCGCTACAATGAAGAGGCAAAGAAGGCCTTGAAGCGATCAATAGAGAGAAAGAAGGAATTGTCCATGACAACGACTACAGCGGGCAGCAAGCGGTGGCTCATTGTGTTAGGTACAGTGATTATGCAAATGGGACTGGGCACGATCTATACCTGGAGCCTGTTTAATGCACAGCTTGTCAGTAAATTCGGCTGGGAGCTCAGCTCTGTTTCGATAACCTTTTCCATTACCAGCTTTGCCCTGGCCTTCGCAACACTGTTCGCGGGGAAACTGCAGGACCGGTTCGGCCTCCGCAGACTGACCGCTGCCGCAGGGATTATGCTGGGGCTGGGTCTGATCCTAAGTTCGCAGGCCAGCTCCCTTCCGATGTTTTACCTGCTGGCGGGTGTAGTTGTTGGTTATGCGGACGGAACGGCGTATATTACGTCGCTGTCCAACCTGATTAAATGGTTCCCAAAGAACAAAGGCTTAATCTCCGGTGTATCGGTGGGGGCCTATGGAACAGGAAGCCTGCTCTTCAAATATATTAACGGCAGTCTCATTGATTCGGCAGGCGTATCAAATGCCTTCCTGTACTGGGGCCTTATGGTCATGGTAATGATCGTGATCGGCTCGATGCTGGTTCGGGAAGCGCCTGTGGCCGTAAAGGTTCAAGCGGCTGCGGGATCAGCGGCTCCTTCAACTGCCGGTTCAACTGGCGGTGGCCCGCGTGCGGCCGTTTCAGCGGTGGCGAAAGACTATACCGTCAAAGAAATGCTCCGCACCAAGGAAGCTTATCTGCTGTTCGTGGTCTTTTTCACCGCATGCATGAGCGGCCTCTACCTGATTGGCGTCGTCAAGGATATCGGAGTTCAGCTTGCAGGGCTGAATATCGCTGCGGCGGCTAATGCGGTGGCAATGATCGCCATCTTCAATACCGCCGGGCGGCTGATTCTCGGAGCGCTGTCTGACCGGATGAGCCGGCTGAAGCTGGTCAGCGCCACGCTTCTGGTCACTGCCATCGCGATGCTGACGCTGAGCTACGCTGCCCTAAGCTACGGGCTGTTCTTCACTTGTGTAGCTGCGATTGCGTTCTGCTTCGGGGGTAATATTACAGTGTTCCCGGCGATTGTTGGCGACTTCTTCGGCCTTGCCAATCACAGCAAGAACTATGGCATCGTCTACCAGGGCTTCGGAATCGGCGCGTTGTCCGGCTCGTTTGTCGCTGCGTTCCTCGGCGGCTTCAAGCCTACCTTCACCGTCATCGGCCTTCTATGCCTTCTGGCCTGCATCCTTGCGGTTTCCCTGAAGCCTCCGGTGCAGAAGCAGGCTGGAGAAAAGGGAATCAGCCTGAAGCCTTCACGGCATACGGCTTGATCCATATATAGATTTATGCCGGCTTGAAGTAAACTACAGACAAAGAGAATGATTCGGGAAAGAGATATCCAGACCACCGTGACGGGGGAGGGTATCTCTTTTTGCTGTGAATTGGTGCAGGTTGGCAATAATTTTGCACGATATGTAACAATGTGTGCCGTGAGCAGACAGTTTGGCAATAATTTTGCACGATTTGCAACAATGTATGTCGCGTGCCCACCAAATTGACAAATATGCTGCACCCTGTGCAACAATGTGTACTCTGAGTACGCGATATTCGCTATAATCTTGCATGTTGTACAACAATGTCGCATCGCAACCTCTAACGTCTTGTTCACATCAGTTTACATAAAGTATGGCTGAAATGGCACTTTTTAGGGGAGTCAGTGT
This genomic window contains:
- a CDS encoding L-lactate MFS transporter, with protein sequence MTTTTAGSKRWLIVLGTVIMQMGLGTIYTWSLFNAQLVSKFGWELSSVSITFSITSFALAFATLFAGKLQDRFGLRRLTAAAGIMLGLGLILSSQASSLPMFYLLAGVVVGYADGTAYITSLSNLIKWFPKNKGLISGVSVGAYGTGSLLFKYINGSLIDSAGVSNAFLYWGLMVMVMIVIGSMLVREAPVAVKVQAAAGSAAPSTAGSTGGGPRAAVSAVAKDYTVKEMLRTKEAYLLFVVFFTACMSGLYLIGVVKDIGVQLAGLNIAAAANAVAMIAIFNTAGRLILGALSDRMSRLKLVSATLLVTAIAMLTLSYAALSYGLFFTCVAAIAFCFGGNITVFPAIVGDFFGLANHSKNYGIVYQGFGIGALSGSFVAAFLGGFKPTFTVIGLLCLLACILAVSLKPPVQKQAGEKGISLKPSRHTA